One Thiocapsa sp. genomic window carries:
- a CDS encoding MgtC/SapB family protein, with amino-acid sequence MLEEPHAFFGLAVALAIGLLIGVERGWKERSVEEGRRVAGVRTYTLLGFLGGISGLVTGPSGGLTLGLIFVGLAGALTVAHVLDYRHDEDVGITSLVAGLMTYLLGALAVLGDPAAAAAAAVVTALLLGSKPLIHRWIHAIEQKDLKAGLTLLLISVVALPLLPDQGYGPWNAVNPRETWWMVVLIASISFVGYYAMKLVGARRGILFTGLFGGLASSTALTLHFSRLARARAEMAPVLATAILVACATMFPRMLLVSTLIHPPLLPSLLWPAAIMALIAYGFAAFYWITQSHDGGEADALLDNPLELKSAVGFGLLLALVMVSAKGIESWVGASGVMMLAAASGIADVDAITLAIARMSRDELPVGIAVSSIVIAAAVNSLVKGIIAASVGGRALGLRVTLPLLCAGLAGLAVAWWTLF; translated from the coding sequence ATGCTCGAGGAGCCCCATGCCTTCTTCGGGCTGGCTGTCGCTTTGGCTATCGGTCTGCTGATCGGTGTGGAGCGCGGATGGAAGGAGCGCAGCGTCGAGGAAGGTCGGCGCGTCGCGGGTGTTCGCACCTACACCTTGCTCGGGTTTCTCGGCGGGATTTCCGGGCTCGTCACCGGACCTTCGGGCGGTTTGACGTTGGGTCTGATCTTCGTTGGGCTTGCCGGGGCCCTGACGGTAGCGCACGTTCTGGATTACAGGCACGACGAGGATGTCGGCATCACCAGCCTCGTCGCCGGTTTGATGACCTACTTGCTCGGGGCACTTGCGGTGCTCGGCGATCCGGCCGCCGCCGCGGCAGCGGCCGTGGTCACGGCCCTGTTGCTTGGGTCAAAGCCGCTGATCCATCGCTGGATCCACGCCATCGAGCAGAAGGATCTCAAGGCCGGTCTTACCCTGCTGCTCATCTCGGTGGTGGCGTTGCCGCTGCTGCCGGATCAGGGGTACGGCCCCTGGAATGCCGTCAACCCGCGTGAAACCTGGTGGATGGTGGTGCTGATCGCAAGTATCTCCTTTGTCGGTTATTACGCGATGAAGCTGGTGGGAGCTCGGCGCGGCATCCTGTTCACCGGGCTCTTCGGCGGTCTTGCGTCTTCGACCGCGCTGACCCTGCATTTCTCGCGTCTGGCGCGTGCTCGCGCAGAGATGGCCCCCGTGCTGGCCACCGCAATCCTGGTGGCCTGCGCGACCATGTTCCCCCGGATGTTGCTGGTGTCGACGTTGATCCACCCGCCATTGCTGCCGTCCTTGCTCTGGCCTGCCGCGATCATGGCCCTGATCGCCTACGGATTCGCGGCCTTCTACTGGATCACCCAGTCGCACGACGGCGGCGAGGCGGACGCGCTTCTCGACAACCCGCTGGAGCTGAAATCCGCGGTCGGCTTCGGGCTTCTGCTGGCGTTGGTGATGGTGTCGGCGAAAGGGATCGAGAGCTGGGTCGGCGCGAGCGGCGTCATGATGCTGGCCGCCGCCTCGGGTATCGCGGATGTAGATGCCATCACACTCGCAATCGCGCGCATGAGCCGGGACGAGCTCCCCGTCGGCATTGCGGTTTCGAGCATCGTCATCGCCGCGGCGGTCAACAGTCTGGTCAAAGGCATCATTGCAGCTTCGGTCGGTGGCCGTGCGCTGGGTCTGCGCGTGACCCTGCCGTTGCTCTGTGCGGGCCTGGCCGGCCTGGCCGTCGCCTGGTGGACGCTGTTTTGA
- a CDS encoding protein disulfide oxidoreductase, translated as MRDWVINIALILAIVGTVQWWKARPLATGAAPPLVGVTLDGQAFDLAALAGRPVLVHFWASWCPVCGLMDGAVAAIAEDHTVVTVAMQSGDPHELRRYMAETGHAFPVIADPTGRIAHRWGVVGVPATFVVDPSGQISDAVVGIATQPGLRWRLWRAGSTLPEVAREPAASG; from the coding sequence GTGCGCGATTGGGTCATCAACATCGCGCTGATCCTGGCAATCGTCGGCACCGTCCAATGGTGGAAGGCGCGACCCTTGGCCACGGGCGCGGCGCCGCCGCTCGTCGGCGTCACCCTGGATGGACAGGCGTTCGACCTCGCAGCCCTTGCAGGACGGCCGGTGCTGGTGCACTTCTGGGCGAGCTGGTGCCCGGTTTGCGGTCTGATGGACGGTGCCGTCGCCGCGATCGCCGAGGACCACACCGTGGTGACTGTCGCGATGCAATCGGGCGATCCGCACGAGCTGCGCCGCTATATGGCGGAGACGGGTCACGCCTTCCCGGTCATCGCCGACCCGACCGGGCGGATTGCGCATCGGTGGGGCGTGGTCGGTGTGCCGGCCACCTTCGTGGTCGATCCTTCGGGGCAGATCAGCGATGCCGTCGTCGGGATCGCTACCCAGCCCGGCCTGCGTTGGCGTTTGTGGCGCGCCGGTTCGACATTGCCCGAAGTTGCACGGGAGCCTGCTGCATCAGGTTAG
- a CDS encoding sulfur globule family protein, producing MNKLATAAAIAALLGASASASAWWGPGAGGYGPGYGSGLGDAFSDMFGDGYGNFNFGMSGSGSGRGYGRGLGRGHGYGYNNPYYGYGAPYYGGGYPYAYPYAAPVAPMAPVAPGQPQSK from the coding sequence ATGAACAAGCTTGCGACTGCTGCTGCCATTGCCGCCCTCCTCGGTGCCTCCGCTTCCGCCTCCGCTTGGTGGGGACCGGGTGCTGGCGGGTATGGTCCGGGCTACGGCTCCGGTCTCGGCGATGCCTTCAGCGACATGTTCGGCGACGGCTACGGCAACTTCAATTTCGGCATGAGTGGTAGCGGCAGTGGTCGTGGCTACGGGCGCGGTCTGGGTCGTGGCCATGGCTACGGCTACAACAACCCCTACTACGGCTATGGCGCGCCTTACTACGGTGGCGGCTACCCGTATGCCTACCCTTACGCAGCGCCGGTCGCCCCGATGGCGCCTGTTGCTCCGGGTCAGCCCCAATCCAAGTAA
- a CDS encoding YlcI/YnfO family protein encodes MPKVPLNVRVDPALLETLKTQAKNENRTLSNLIETALKRYLERGSLRSKDGGADNP; translated from the coding sequence ATGCCGAAAGTTCCACTGAATGTTCGCGTCGATCCCGCGTTGCTCGAAACACTCAAGACGCAAGCCAAAAACGAGAACCGCACGCTCAGCAACTTGATCGAGACTGCGTTGAAGCGCTACCTGGAACGAGGCTCGCTGCGCTCGAAGGATGGCGGGGCGGACAACCCTTGA
- a CDS encoding RNA-guided endonuclease TnpB family protein: MNQRSHHFRCYPTAAQAKTLGQCFGAARWVWNTALAWRSAAYKIDGERVTGVDFSRELTWLKTLEPYAWLRDVPATVFAQTLRDQDRAFANFFAKRARYPRFKKRRAAASIRYQIDQRIVMNVYRAGELLKLPGLGALDIRWSRVPGGAPKMVTVRVDACGRWFVSFMVEEHIEPLPASTSGVGVDLGVNDIVVTSDGRKSGNPRHLKRYRRRLKLAQRRLSRKRKGSNRWRKQVKRVARIHARVADTRSDHQHKLTTGLIREHGVIALEDLNVRGMTASAKGTAEAPGKKVAQKAGLNRSILDAGFGEIRRQLEYKAQFYGRTIVLADRFAPTSKTCSECGAYQADMPLKVRVWTCPDCGAVNDRDSNAARNILAMAAGGRPVDVHGGRRTPSATTNSGCGMLAPVEMRTNPECVGASHGR; this comes from the coding sequence ATGAACCAGCGTTCGCACCACTTTCGTTGTTATCCGACAGCGGCCCAAGCCAAAACGCTCGGGCAGTGTTTCGGTGCTGCGCGCTGGGTTTGGAACACGGCATTGGCGTGGCGCTCGGCGGCCTACAAGATTGACGGCGAACGCGTCACCGGCGTGGACTTCTCGCGCGAGCTGACGTGGCTCAAAACATTGGAGCCGTATGCGTGGTTGCGCGACGTGCCTGCAACCGTGTTCGCGCAAACCCTGCGCGACCAAGACCGCGCCTTTGCGAACTTCTTCGCCAAGCGCGCCCGTTACCCTCGCTTCAAGAAACGTCGCGCGGCGGCGTCGATTCGCTATCAGATCGACCAGCGTATCGTGATGAACGTCTACCGGGCCGGCGAGCTGCTGAAGCTGCCCGGTCTCGGCGCGCTCGACATCCGGTGGTCGCGCGTCCCGGGCGGCGCGCCCAAGATGGTCACGGTGCGCGTCGATGCGTGCGGACGCTGGTTCGTGTCCTTTATGGTCGAGGAGCACATTGAGCCGTTGCCTGCGAGCACGTCCGGCGTCGGCGTCGATCTCGGCGTCAACGACATCGTCGTGACCAGCGACGGGCGCAAATCCGGGAATCCGCGCCACCTGAAGCGCTATCGGCGTCGGCTGAAGCTCGCGCAACGGCGGCTGTCCCGCAAGCGCAAGGGCTCCAACCGCTGGCGTAAGCAAGTGAAGCGGGTTGCCCGCATTCATGCCCGTGTCGCCGACACTCGCTCGGACCATCAGCACAAACTGACGACCGGATTGATCCGCGAACATGGCGTGATCGCGCTCGAAGACCTGAATGTGCGCGGCATGACCGCAAGCGCAAAGGGAACCGCCGAGGCGCCCGGCAAGAAGGTCGCTCAGAAGGCCGGGCTGAACCGCTCGATCCTGGATGCGGGGTTCGGCGAGATCCGCCGACAACTCGAATACAAAGCGCAGTTTTACGGCAGGACCATCGTCCTCGCCGACCGATTCGCGCCGACGAGCAAGACGTGCTCGGAGTGCGGTGCGTATCAGGCCGACATGCCGCTCAAGGTCAGGGTATGGACATGCCCGGACTGCGGTGCGGTGAACGATCGAGATTCCAATGCCGCTCGAAATATCCTGGCAATGGCTGCGGGCGGTAGGCCCGTCGATGTGCATGGAGGGCGAAGAACTCCAAGCGCCACGACCAACAGTGGTTGTGGAATGCTGGCGCCCGTTGAGATGCGAACCAATCCGGAATGTGTCGGCGCGAGTCATGGACGATGA